The genome window CGCGCTGGTCATCCTCGGCGTCCTGCTCGCCTTCGAGCGCCGGGGGCGTCCGTTCCCGGGCCGCACCTTCTGGGCCTATCTGCTGCTCTATCCCGCGGTGCGCTTCGTGATCGAGTTCTACCGCGGCGACCCGCGCGGCACGGTCCTCGACACGCTCTCGACCTCGCAGTTCGTCTCCGTGCTGCTGGTTCCGCTGAGCATCGTGATGCTCGTGCTGCTGGCGCGCGCCGGCGGATCGAGTCCGGGGCCCGCGCCGGCGCGGAGCGGCGCCTGACCACAGCCGGGCGCGGCGCACAAGTCATGGCCACCCGCGACAGCGGCGAGCCGCCACCGTCCGAGCGCATCGACCTCGACGTGCCGGCCGATGACGCCGGATCCCGCCTCGATCAGTTCATCGCTTCCCGCCTCGCAGACCGGACACGTTCACAGATCCAGCGGCTGATCCGGGAGGGTCGGGTCGAGATCGACCGCACCGCGGCGCGCCCGGGCACCGCGGTCCGCAGCGGCGACGTCGTGCGCATCGTGATCCCGGCGCCCGCCCCGGCGGCGCCGCGACCCGAGGCACTTCCACTCGCGGTCCTCTACGACGACGCGGATCTCGTCGTCGTCGACAAGCCGGCGGGCATGGTCGTGCATCCCGCCGCGGGCCACGCCGACGGCACCCTCGTCAATGCGCTACTGCACCACGTGCGGGATCTGAGCGGCATCGGCGGCGAGCTGCGCCCCGGCATCGTGCATCGCCTCGATCGCGGCACGTCCGGGGTAATGGTCGTCGCCAAGCACGATGGGGCGCACGCCGAGCTCGCCCGGCAGTTCGCGGACCGGGAGGTAGAGAAGGAGTACGTCGCGCTCGTGTGGGGCCTGGTGCGGCAGGGGCGACGGATCGACCTGCCGATCGGCCGCGACCCGGTGGACAGGAAGCGCATCTCAACGCGTTCGCGGCGCGCCCGCGAGGCGGTCACGCGGGTGGTCATGGCCGAGCGGCTCGACGGCGTCACGCTCGCGCGGTTGGCGATCGCCACCGGCCGTACGCATCAGATCCGGGTTCACCTGAGCGCCATCGGGCACCCGGTGGTCGGGGACGCCGCCTACGGTGGCCGCAGGCGCCACCCGCCGCCGCATCTGCGCGTGGTTCAGCGGCTGGACCGCCCCTTTCTCCACGCCGCGCGGCTCGCGTTCACGCACCCGCGCGACGGGCGGCGTATCGCGGTCTCCTGCGCGTTGCCCGACGACCTGGACAGACTTGGCGCCGAGATCCGCGACGTCACGCGGCGACGGGCCGGCGATTGGAGCCACGCCGCCGTGCCCCCATCGGAATCGGAGGAACACGCGTGAAGGAAAGCTCTGCCTCCACGCTCGACAGCCGCGCCGTCCACCGGGGGCGGGCCTTCAGGACCTACCAGGACCGCGTACGGCTGCCGAACGGCCGCGAGGCAGCGATGGACGTCGTCAGGCACCCGGCGTCGGCGATCCTCGTGCCGCAGCCCGACCCCGGGAGGGTGATCCTGGTCCGCCAGTACCGCTATGCCGTCGACCGCTGGATCTGGGAGCTGCCGGCCGGCAACGTCGAGCCCGGCGAGGATCCGGAGGCGGCGGCCCGGCGGGAATGCGCGGAGGAGACGGGCTGGACCGCCCGGCGCGTCGAGCGGATCGGCGCTTTCTATCCGAGCCCCGGCTACTGCGACGAGGTGATGATCTTCTACCGCCTGACCGGGCTCACCGCCACGTCCCGGCTGGCGCTCGATGCGGACGAGGTACTCAAGCCGCGGATCTTCACTCTGGACGAGGCGCGGGAGGCTGTCGCCGAGGGACCGGTGGCCGACATGAAGACGGCGCTGGGGTTTAGTCTAATCTAGTCCAATCGTGTCCCGCCCCGGCAAGAGTCGGGATGAACATACGGAAAGCCCTGGAACCGCTCTGGCTACGCCAATGGACGATATCGCGGACCGGCCATGGCGCCCGCGGAGTCCTCCATCCGGGGCCGGACCGGCTACTGGACGGTTCCGTGCACCTGCTCGGCGCCGGCAGGGTCTTCCGCGCGGGGCGGCGCCGGCGGGGCGGGCAGCAACGCCAAGTCCAGAACCTCGTCGATCATCGACACGTAGTGCACGTCGATCTCGCGGCGCAGGTCTTCGCTGAGATCCTCGTTGACGTGCTTCTCGTTCTGCCTCGGCAGGACGACCTCGACGATCCCGAGCCGGCGCGCGGCCAGCACCTTCTCCTTGATGCCGCCGACGGGAAGCACGTTTCCGGAAAGGGTGATCTCGCCGGTCATGGCCAGGTCGCCCCGCACCGGGCGCCCGGTCAGCTCGGAAACCAGCGCGGCGACCATCGTGACCCCGGCTGAAGGCCCGTCCTTCGGGATGGCGCCCGACGGCACGTGCAGGTGCACCTCGGCCTCGCCGTAGAAAGCCGGATCGACATCGTAGCGGGACGCATTGGCCCGCAGCCACGAAAGCGCGGCGCGCGCCGACTCCTTCATCACGTCGCCCAGGTGTCCGGTCAGGGTGAGGGTGCCGCTGCCGCTCATCCGGCGCGAC of Acidobacteriota bacterium contains these proteins:
- a CDS encoding RluA family pseudouridine synthase, which codes for MATRDSGEPPPSERIDLDVPADDAGSRLDQFIASRLADRTRSQIQRLIREGRVEIDRTAARPGTAVRSGDVVRIVIPAPAPAAPRPEALPLAVLYDDADLVVVDKPAGMVVHPAAGHADGTLVNALLHHVRDLSGIGGELRPGIVHRLDRGTSGVMVVAKHDGAHAELARQFADREVEKEYVALVWGLVRQGRRIDLPIGRDPVDRKRISTRSRRAREAVTRVVMAERLDGVTLARLAIATGRTHQIRVHLSAIGHPVVGDAAYGGRRRHPPPHLRVVQRLDRPFLHAARLAFTHPRDGRRIAVSCALPDDLDRLGAEIRDVTRRRAGDWSHAAVPPSESEEHA
- a CDS encoding NUDIX hydrolase, encoding MKESSASTLDSRAVHRGRAFRTYQDRVRLPNGREAAMDVVRHPASAILVPQPDPGRVILVRQYRYAVDRWIWELPAGNVEPGEDPEAAARRECAEETGWTARRVERIGAFYPSPGYCDEVMIFYRLTGLTATSRLALDADEVLKPRIFTLDEAREAVAEGPVADMKTALGFSLI